One Edaphobacter lichenicola DNA window includes the following coding sequences:
- a CDS encoding YihY/virulence factor BrkB family protein, with protein MPSILPDKPDAPASSKTDQPDLPPKPIEDVAPVVREYGLSAQIVALARYMARTEVHTYAFSVAANVILSLFPFIVLLLTLCRSVFHSRSMEAIVGDMMKNLLPVGQDFVMRNMQLLAHPHKGTQLFSLVMLLVTSTGVFLPLEVALNRVWGVRQNRSYLHNQAISLGLAFAVGFLAMASVASTASQQTILAWVFFGHTENIVFHFVSFGFLKLCAGLASILMFFLIYWVLPYRKIPARAVLPTAIVIGLLWQMAKYLYIKALPWLDFQSVYGPFYISVGLMMWAFLSGLLLLAGAHFSATRHTLKLARQAELEAANDARPE; from the coding sequence ATGCCGTCAATTCTTCCCGACAAACCCGACGCTCCCGCGTCTTCGAAGACCGACCAGCCAGACCTGCCGCCGAAGCCGATCGAGGACGTCGCGCCCGTCGTTCGCGAATACGGCCTGTCGGCACAGATCGTCGCCCTGGCCCGCTACATGGCCCGCACCGAGGTCCATACCTACGCGTTCAGCGTGGCCGCTAACGTGATCCTTTCGCTCTTCCCCTTCATCGTACTGCTGCTGACCCTCTGCCGCAGCGTCTTTCACTCGCGCTCGATGGAGGCCATCGTCGGCGACATGATGAAGAATCTCCTTCCCGTCGGCCAGGACTTCGTCATGCGAAACATGCAGCTGCTGGCCCACCCCCACAAGGGAACCCAGCTCTTCTCGCTGGTCATGCTGCTCGTCACCTCCACAGGCGTCTTTCTGCCGCTCGAGGTTGCGTTGAACAGGGTCTGGGGAGTGCGCCAAAACCGAAGCTACCTCCACAATCAGGCCATATCCCTCGGGCTTGCCTTTGCGGTCGGCTTCCTGGCGATGGCCTCGGTCGCCTCCACGGCCAGCCAGCAGACCATCCTGGCCTGGGTCTTCTTCGGCCATACGGAAAACATCGTCTTCCACTTTGTCTCTTTCGGTTTCCTCAAGCTCTGCGCCGGGCTTGCGAGCATCCTGATGTTCTTTCTAATCTATTGGGTGTTGCCCTACAGAAAGATTCCGGCGCGAGCGGTTCTCCCGACGGCGATCGTCATCGGCCTGCTGTGGCAGATGGCGAAGTACCTCTATATCAAGGCCCTCCCTTGGCTCGATTTTCAGTCCGTATACGGGCCGTTTTATATTTCCGTAGGGTTGATGATGTGGGCGTTTCTTTCCGGCTTGCTGTTGCTGGCGGGCGCGCATTTTTCGGCAACAAGACATACCCTGAAGCTGGCACGGCAGGCGGAACTGGAGGCGGCAAACGATGCAAGACCCGAATAG
- the queG gene encoding tRNA epoxyqueuosine(34) reductase QueG, translating into MAQTPQPAAAWTSDLKQWLRELAVHSGFDTAGVAPVATGNPEDNKPLDAHRFEAWIEAGRAGEMDYLKRRDEQGVLLRSDVQIAMPWARSVIVCALNYNASAPLSIDESTPGTGWIARYAWSGRTDPANPNELAPTDYHDELLSRLKKIESQLHERFSCQTRCYVDTGPLVERSAAAKAGIGWVGKNTCILDQKLGSWLLLGVIITSIPVSSPFELEVAADRCGSCTRCLDACPTNALVAPREMDASLCIAYLTIEKKGVIAEELREPIGRQVFGCDICQDVCPWNRRSPISQNDGMLARRQLINPPLAWLAEMDSAAFKRWFKGSPLERTRLKRLHRNVAIAMGNTGDTQFLPQLEQWSAAEDLVLAESSQWAIARIHSLATPHDSLTTAPNRQSS; encoded by the coding sequence ATGGCGCAGACACCACAACCCGCCGCGGCGTGGACCTCCGACCTCAAGCAATGGTTGCGTGAGTTAGCCGTGCACTCCGGCTTCGATACTGCAGGAGTAGCGCCAGTCGCCACAGGCAATCCCGAAGACAATAAGCCACTCGACGCGCATCGATTCGAAGCCTGGATCGAAGCCGGCCGAGCAGGCGAGATGGACTACCTCAAGCGCCGCGACGAGCAAGGAGTCCTTCTTCGAAGCGATGTGCAGATCGCGATGCCCTGGGCGCGGTCGGTCATCGTCTGTGCGCTGAACTACAACGCCTCCGCCCCGCTCTCCATCGACGAATCCACACCCGGCACCGGCTGGATCGCCCGCTACGCCTGGAGCGGCCGCACCGATCCCGCAAACCCCAACGAGCTCGCCCCCACCGACTATCACGACGAGCTACTGAGCCGCCTCAAAAAAATCGAATCGCAACTCCACGAGCGGTTCTCCTGCCAGACTCGCTGCTACGTCGACACCGGCCCCCTGGTGGAGCGCTCCGCAGCCGCAAAGGCCGGCATCGGCTGGGTCGGCAAGAACACCTGCATCCTCGATCAGAAGCTCGGCTCCTGGCTTCTGCTCGGCGTCATCATCACCTCGATCCCGGTATCGTCCCCGTTCGAGCTCGAAGTCGCTGCCGACCGCTGCGGAAGCTGCACCCGCTGCCTCGACGCCTGCCCCACCAACGCACTGGTCGCGCCGCGTGAGATGGATGCCTCACTCTGCATCGCCTACCTCACCATCGAAAAAAAAGGCGTCATCGCCGAAGAGCTACGCGAGCCGATTGGCCGCCAGGTCTTCGGCTGCGATATCTGCCAGGACGTCTGCCCCTGGAACCGCCGCTCTCCCATCTCCCAAAACGACGGCATGCTCGCGCGAAGACAGTTGATCAATCCGCCCCTCGCCTGGCTCGCCGAGATGGACTCCGCAGCGTTCAAGCGATGGTTCAAGGGCTCTCCCCTCGAGCGAACCCGTCTGAAGCGACTGCATCGCAACGTCGCCATCGCCATGGGAAACACCGGCGACACGCAGTTCCTTCCCCAGCTCGAGCAATGGAGCGCAGCCGAAGATCTTGTGCTGGCCGAGTCGTCTCAATGGGCCATAGCACGCATCCACAGCCTCGCGACGCCTCACGACAGCCTCACGACCGCTCCAAACCGCCAGTCCTCCTAA
- the rfbG gene encoding CDP-glucose 4,6-dehydratase, translating to MSHDAKFWAGRRVFLTGHTGFKGGWLALWLSRLGAEVRGYSLDPCTTPSLFDAARIGSRVEDIRGDIRDAAHLESSMKSFAPEVVFHLAAQPLVRLSYDDPITTYETNVIGTARVLDSVRRTPSVRAVVSVTTDKCYENKEWVWGYRETDPLGGYDPYSSSKACAEIVSAAFRQSYFPVDRIADHRVAIATARAGNVIGGGDWSLDRLLPDLVRGFLSGKPVPIRRPHAIRPWQHVLEPLHGYLSLAEKLLSAEPAKYATAYNFGPADNDARPVGWIAERMTRTWGDGASWVLDEDPSVHEAGYLKLDASRARADLAWTPHLHLADALDWLVRWYKAHEAGADMQAYTFDQINQYETILASTPKF from the coding sequence ATGTCGCACGATGCGAAGTTCTGGGCTGGAAGGCGCGTCTTCCTCACCGGGCATACCGGCTTCAAGGGTGGATGGCTCGCTCTGTGGCTCTCTCGCCTGGGTGCAGAGGTCCGAGGTTACTCGCTCGACCCGTGCACGACACCCAGCCTCTTCGACGCCGCGCGCATAGGCAGCAGAGTGGAAGACATTCGCGGTGACATTCGCGACGCGGCTCATCTGGAGAGCTCCATGAAGAGCTTCGCCCCGGAGGTTGTCTTTCACCTCGCTGCGCAGCCTCTGGTGCGTCTCTCCTACGACGATCCCATCACCACCTACGAGACAAACGTAATCGGCACAGCTCGCGTGCTGGACTCGGTTCGCCGTACGCCGTCGGTTCGCGCCGTAGTCTCGGTCACCACCGACAAATGCTACGAGAACAAAGAGTGGGTGTGGGGCTATCGCGAGACCGATCCCCTTGGCGGCTACGATCCCTACTCCAGCTCCAAGGCCTGCGCCGAGATCGTCTCCGCCGCCTTCCGGCAGTCTTACTTCCCGGTCGACAGAATCGCCGACCACCGCGTGGCCATCGCCACCGCACGCGCCGGTAACGTCATCGGCGGAGGCGACTGGTCACTCGACCGCTTGCTCCCTGACCTCGTTCGAGGTTTTCTCTCCGGCAAGCCAGTGCCTATTCGTCGCCCGCACGCGATACGTCCCTGGCAGCATGTGCTTGAGCCGCTCCACGGCTATCTGAGTCTCGCAGAAAAGCTGCTCTCCGCAGAGCCCGCGAAGTACGCAACAGCCTACAACTTCGGCCCTGCAGACAACGACGCGCGCCCCGTAGGTTGGATTGCAGAGCGCATGACGCGCACCTGGGGCGACGGCGCCTCGTGGGTTCTCGACGAAGACCCCAGCGTGCACGAAGCCGGCTATCTCAAACTCGATGCAAGCCGAGCCCGCGCCGACCTGGCCTGGACGCCGCACCTGCATCTTGCCGACGCGCTCGATTGGCTCGTCCGCTGGTATAAGGCGCACGAAGCGGGAGCTGACATGCAGGCCTACACGTTCGACCAGATCAATCAGTATGAGACGATCCTCGCAAGCACGCCGAAGTTTTAG
- the rfbF gene encoding glucose-1-phosphate cytidylyltransferase produces the protein MKAVILAGGLGTRLAEETTLRPKPMVEIGGLPMLWHILKIYSQHGINDFIICCGYKGYVIKEFFANYFLHMSDVTFDMQLNKMQVHNSVAEPWRVTLVDTGELTGTGGRLRRVRQYLDPGEPFCMTYGDGVADVDITASIAFHKQHRKAVTLTSVQPIARFGALGLNNTQIYSFQEKPSDEGGWINGGFFVLEPSAIDAVTDDSQMFEREPIETLVNKGEVHAFFHRGFWQAMDTLREKQHLEELWQTGKAPWKTW, from the coding sequence ATGAAAGCAGTCATCCTCGCGGGTGGACTTGGAACACGACTGGCGGAGGAGACTACGCTTCGACCCAAGCCGATGGTGGAGATCGGTGGACTGCCGATGCTCTGGCATATTCTCAAGATCTACTCCCAGCACGGCATCAACGACTTCATCATCTGTTGCGGATACAAGGGCTACGTGATCAAGGAGTTCTTTGCGAACTACTTTCTCCACATGTCCGACGTCACCTTCGACATGCAGTTGAACAAGATGCAGGTGCACAACTCCGTTGCCGAACCATGGCGCGTCACGCTGGTCGATACCGGCGAGCTGACCGGAACGGGCGGCCGCCTTCGTCGCGTGAGGCAGTACCTCGATCCGGGCGAGCCCTTCTGCATGACCTACGGTGACGGGGTCGCAGATGTCGATATCACGGCATCGATTGCATTTCACAAACAGCACCGGAAGGCCGTCACGCTGACCAGTGTCCAGCCCATCGCCCGCTTCGGCGCACTGGGACTCAACAACACGCAGATCTACTCCTTCCAGGAAAAGCCGTCCGACGAGGGAGGATGGATCAACGGCGGCTTCTTCGTCCTCGAACCTTCAGCAATCGATGCCGTCACCGATGACTCGCAGATGTTCGAACGGGAGCCCATCGAGACGCTCGTGAACAAAGGAGAGGTCCACGCCTTCTTCCACCGCGGCTTCTGGCAAGCGATGGATACTCTCCGCGAAAAGCAGCATCTGGAAGAGCTCTGGCAGACGGGCAAAGCACCCTGGAAGACCTGGTAG